From Primulina huaijiensis isolate GDHJ02 chromosome 15, ASM1229523v2, whole genome shotgun sequence, one genomic window encodes:
- the LOC140960442 gene encoding probable protein phosphatase 2C 23 yields MGNGGGKLSLCCAGDPGEISRRRHDITVCLSDSLDEGLGHSFAYIRPDPPHKTQPFDDLACQTAAFRTISGASISANAFTHLSTDPYTCDNGLTSIDKASAFESSQLFSSIPLQPIPRNSASTVRSGPILRNTVQGSGPILRNPGFGSGPIERGFLSGPIERSFISGPLENQIDQLQRYKPKSNKWDLIKNLKGLISKSLRGPGFSKESSSKENNTATLSGNSSSTITSNNLSSQFSLVDDNDDVGNESFGSQNVQWAQGKAGEDRVHIVVSEEHSWVFVGIYDGFNGPDATDFLLNNLYCNVSKELKGLLWCDKFESCENGVHSSAFCSKSLDCEEREELDLKLRKKLLYLEPAAVNHLGVLKALSEALRKTEASYLQIADMMLMENPELSLMGSCVLVMVMKGDDVYLLNVGDSRAVLAKTDSQVGKMRKQSEESLYGYEYEHAHNLSSCQLTMDHSTSVREEVRRIRNAHPDDAFAVYNDRVKGSLKVTRAFGAGFLKQPKWNNALLEMFRIDYVGTHPYITCSPSLCHYRLDPIDKFLILSSDGLYQYFTNQEAVSEVEMFMSTFPEGDPAQHLVEEVLFRAAKKAGMDFRELLDIPQGDRRKYHDDVSIIIISFEGRIWRSSV; encoded by the exons ATGGGCAATGGAGGAGGAAAACTCAGCCTCTGTTGCGCCGGAGACCCAGGCGAGATTTCCCGCCGTCGCCACGATATCACCGTGTGCTTGTCGGATTCCCTGGATGAAGGGTTAGGTCACTCTTTTGCCTACATCCGACCCGACCCACCTCACAAAACCCAACCTTTCGACGATTTGGCATGCCAAACGGCGGCTTTCCGCACCATCTCCGGCGCCTCCATATCCGCCAATGCTTTCACTCACCTCTCGACGGACCCTTATACGTGCGACAACGGCTTAACTTCTATTGACAAGGCATCAGCTTTTGAAAGCTCACAACTATTTTCTTCCATTCCCTTGCAGCCGATTCCGAGAAATTCCGCCTCCACAGTGAGGTCCGGCCCAATTCTGAGGAATACGGTTCAAGGTTCGGGCCCCATTTTAAGGAATCCAGGTTTTGGGTCTGGCCCGATTGAGCGCGGTTTCTTGTCCGGTCCGATTGAACGCAGCTTCATCTCTGGCCCTCTGGAGAATCAAATCGACCAGTTGCAAAGATACAAGCCCAAATCCAATAAATGGGATCTGATAAAAAACTTGAAAGGGTTGATATCAAAATCTTTACGGGGACCTGGCTTCTCTAAAGAATCGAGTAGTAAAGAGAACAATACTGCTACCTTGAGTGGTAATAGCAGCAGCACGATTACTAGCAATAATCTAAGCAGCCAATTCAGCTTAGTTGATGATAACGATGATGTCGGTAATGAATCTTTCGGCAGTCAAAACGTGCAATGGGCACAGGGCAAAGCAGGTGAGGACAGAGTGCATATCGTGGTTTCCGAAGAACACAGTTGGGTTTTTGTTGGGATTTATGATGGATTCAATGGCCCTGATGCTACTGATTTTCTGTTGAACAATCTCTATTGCAATGTTTCCAAGGAACTTAAGGGGCTGTTATGGTGTGATAAGTTCGAGTCTTGTGAAAATGGGGTTCATAGCTCGGCATTTTGTTCTAAAAGTTTGGATTGTGAGGAAAGAGAGGAGCTGGACTTGAAATTGAGGAAGAAATTGCTCTATCTGGAACCTGCTGCGGTTAATCATTTAGGGGTGTTGAAAGCGTTATCCGAGGCCTTGAGGAAGACCGAAGCATCGTATTTACAGATAGCAGACATGATGCTAATGGAGAATCCCGAGTTATCTTTGATGGGATCTTGTGTTCTGGTGATGGTGATGAAAGGTGATGATGTGTACTTGCTTAATGTCGGTGACAGTCGGGCTGTGTTAGCCAAGACCGATTCTCAAGTTGGGAAAATGAGGAAGCAATCCGAAGAATCACTATACGGTTATGAATACGAACACGCTCACAATTTGAGTTCTTGTCAGCTAACAATGGATCATAGCACATCTGTTAGAGAG GAAGTGCGAAGGATCAGAAATGCACATCCAGACGATGCTTTTGCTGTTTATAATGATAGAGTGAAAGGTTCCTTAAAGGTTACCCGAGCTTTTGGGGCAGGCTTTCTCAAACAG CCCAAATGGAACAATGCACTACTCGAGATGTTCAGAATCGATTACGTCGGAACGCACCCTTACATCACGTGCTCACCGTCTCTATGCCACTACAGATTAGATCCCATAGACAAGTTCTTGATCCTATCATCTGATGGCCTTTACCAGTACTTCACTAACCAAGAAGCTGTCTCTGAAGTCGAGATGTTCATGTCAACTTTCCCAGAGGGCGATCCAGCTCAGCATCTGGTCGAAGAAGTGCTGTTCCGTGCTGCTAAAAAAGCCG GCATGGATTTTCGTGAATTACTCGATATCCCACAAGGGGATCGTCGCAAATACCACGATGACGTCTCGATTATCATTATTTCATTCGAAGGGAGGATATGGCGATCTTCCGTGTGA